A region of Piscinibacter gummiphilus DNA encodes the following proteins:
- the gatA gene encoding Asp-tRNA(Asn)/Glu-tRNA(Gln) amidotransferase subunit GatA, with amino-acid sequence MSKELHTFGVAELGRALDAGTVSSVEITKHLLARVAAHEHLGAFLCADTEHALTQAAAADARRAAGERGALLGVPLAHKDIFVTRDLPTTAGSKMLAGYQSPFDATVVQHLSGAGMVTIGKLNCDEFAMGSGNENSAFSAVKNPWDVTRVPGGSSGGSATAVAARLVPAATGTDTGGSIRQPASFTGITGIKPTYGRVSRYGMIAFASSLDQAGPMARSAEDCALLLGAMSGFDERDATSAQQPKTDFAAALTAPREGATAAQPLKGLRIGLPAEFFPQALAADVNGAVRAALAELEKLGATLVDVSLPRTELSIPVYYIIAPAEASSNLSRFDGVRYGHRAAQYDNLVDMYKKSRAEGFGDEVKRRIMIGTYVLSHGYYDAYYLQAQKLRRMIADDFQACFRQCDVIAGPVAPTVAWKLGDKTDDPVANYLADIFTLPASLAGLPGMSLPAGHGDAGLPVGLQLIGNYFQEGTLLHAAHAFQQATDWHARTPTGY; translated from the coding sequence ATGAGCAAGGAACTGCACACCTTCGGCGTCGCCGAACTGGGCCGCGCGCTCGATGCGGGCACCGTCTCGAGCGTCGAGATCACGAAACATCTGCTCGCACGCGTTGCGGCTCATGAACATCTCGGCGCCTTCCTCTGCGCCGACACCGAACACGCGCTCACGCAGGCCGCCGCGGCCGACGCCCGCCGCGCCGCCGGTGAACGCGGCGCGCTGCTCGGCGTGCCGCTCGCGCACAAGGACATCTTCGTCACGCGCGACCTGCCCACCACGGCCGGCTCGAAGATGCTCGCCGGCTACCAGAGCCCGTTCGACGCCACCGTCGTGCAGCACCTCTCGGGCGCCGGCATGGTCACGATCGGCAAGCTCAACTGCGACGAGTTCGCGATGGGCTCGGGCAACGAGAACTCGGCCTTCAGCGCGGTGAAGAACCCCTGGGACGTGACCCGCGTGCCTGGCGGCTCGTCGGGCGGCTCGGCCACGGCCGTGGCGGCGCGCCTCGTGCCCGCGGCCACCGGCACCGACACCGGCGGCTCCATCCGCCAGCCCGCGAGCTTCACAGGCATCACCGGCATCAAGCCCACGTACGGCCGTGTCTCGCGCTACGGCATGATCGCCTTCGCCTCCAGCCTCGACCAGGCCGGCCCCATGGCACGCAGCGCCGAGGACTGCGCGCTGCTGCTCGGCGCGATGAGCGGCTTCGACGAACGCGACGCCACCAGCGCGCAGCAGCCGAAGACGGACTTCGCCGCGGCCCTCACGGCCCCGCGCGAAGGCGCCACCGCGGCGCAGCCGCTCAAGGGCCTGCGCATCGGCCTCCCCGCCGAGTTCTTCCCGCAGGCACTGGCCGCCGACGTGAACGGCGCGGTGCGCGCCGCGCTCGCCGAACTCGAGAAGCTCGGCGCCACGCTCGTCGACGTGAGCCTGCCCCGCACCGAGCTGTCGATCCCGGTGTACTACATCATCGCGCCGGCCGAGGCCTCGTCGAACCTGAGCCGCTTCGACGGCGTGCGCTACGGCCACCGCGCCGCGCAGTACGACAACCTCGTCGACATGTACAAGAAGAGCCGCGCCGAAGGCTTCGGCGACGAGGTCAAGCGCCGGATCATGATCGGCACCTATGTGCTGAGCCACGGCTACTACGACGCCTACTACCTGCAGGCCCAGAAGCTGCGGCGCATGATCGCCGACGATTTCCAGGCCTGCTTCCGGCAGTGCGACGTGATCGCCGGCCCGGTGGCGCCCACGGTGGCATGGAAGCTCGGCGACAAGACGGACGACCCGGTCGCCAACTACCTCGCCGACATCTTCACGCTGCCCGCGAGCCTGGCCGGCCTGCCCGGCATGAGCCTGCCCGCGGGGCACGGCGACGCGGGCCTGCCCGTGGGGCTGCAGCTGATCGGCAACTACTTCCAGGAAGGCACGCTGCTGCATGCGGCGCACGCGTTCCAGCAGGCGACCGACTGGCACGCCCGCACCCCGACCGGCTACTGA
- the gatC gene encoding Asp-tRNA(Asn)/Glu-tRNA(Gln) amidotransferase subunit GatC → MALTPDDVGRIANLARLELQAPEQAAMLQQLNGFFSIVERMSAIDTSGVEPLYTPLSAVQEVTLRLREDRATETDQRELNQRSAPAVEDGLFLVPQVIE, encoded by the coding sequence ATGGCACTGACCCCCGACGACGTCGGCCGCATCGCCAACCTGGCCCGCCTGGAACTCCAGGCTCCCGAGCAGGCCGCGATGCTGCAGCAACTCAACGGCTTCTTCTCCATCGTCGAGCGCATGAGCGCCATCGACACGAGCGGCGTCGAACCGCTCTACACCCCGCTGTCCGCCGTGCAGGAAGTGACCCTGCGCCTGCGCGAGGACCGTGCCACCGAGACCGACCAGCGCGAGCTGAACCAGCGCAGCGCCCCCGCCGTGGAAGACGGCCTCTTCCTCGTCCCGCAGGTCATCGAATGA
- a CDS encoding rod shape-determining protein, whose protein sequence is MFASLRRYFSTDLAIDLGTANTLIYVRGKGIVLDEPSVVAIRHEGGPNGKKTIQAVGAEAKAMLGKVPGNIEAIRPMKDGVIADFTVTEQMLKQFIKMVHDSKMLRPSPRIIICVPCGSTQVERRAIRESALGAGASEVYLIEEPMAAAIGAGLPVSEASGSMVVDIGGGTTEVGVISLGGMVYKGSIRVGGDKFDESIINYIRRNYGMLIGEPTAEAIKKNIGSAFPGSEVKEMEVKGRNLSEGVPRSFTISSNEILEALTDPLNQMVSAVKNALEQTPPELGADIAERGMMLTGGGALLRDLDRLLAEETGLPVLVAEDPLTCVVRGCGMALERMERLGSIFTSE, encoded by the coding sequence ATGTTCGCATCCCTGCGCCGCTACTTCTCCACCGACCTCGCCATCGACCTCGGCACCGCCAACACGCTGATCTACGTGCGCGGCAAGGGCATCGTGCTCGACGAACCGTCCGTCGTCGCCATTCGCCACGAAGGCGGCCCGAACGGCAAGAAGACCATCCAGGCGGTGGGCGCGGAAGCGAAGGCCATGCTGGGCAAGGTCCCGGGCAACATCGAGGCCATCCGCCCGATGAAGGACGGCGTGATCGCCGACTTCACCGTCACCGAGCAGATGCTCAAGCAGTTCATCAAGATGGTCCACGACTCGAAGATGCTGCGCCCGAGCCCGCGCATCATCATCTGCGTGCCCTGCGGTTCCACCCAGGTCGAGCGGCGGGCCATCCGCGAATCGGCACTGGGCGCCGGCGCGTCCGAGGTGTACCTGATCGAGGAACCCATGGCCGCGGCCATCGGTGCCGGCCTGCCGGTCTCGGAAGCCAGCGGCTCCATGGTCGTCGACATCGGCGGCGGCACCACCGAGGTGGGCGTCATCTCGCTGGGCGGCATGGTCTACAAGGGCAGCATCCGGGTGGGCGGCGACAAGTTCGACGAGTCCATCATCAACTACATCCGCCGCAACTACGGCATGCTGATCGGCGAACCCACCGCCGAGGCCATCAAGAAGAACATCGGCAGCGCCTTCCCGGGCTCCGAGGTCAAGGAGATGGAAGTCAAGGGCCGCAACCTCTCCGAAGGCGTGCCGCGCAGCTTCACCATCAGCAGCAACGAGATCCTCGAGGCCCTGACCGACCCGCTGAACCAGATGGTTTCCGCGGTGAAGAACGCCCTCGAGCAGACCCCGCCCGAACTGGGCGCCGACATCGCCGAACGGGGCATGATGCTCACGGGCGGCGGCGCGCTGCTGCGCGACCTGGACCGCCTGCTGGCCGAGGAAACCGGCCTGCCGGTGCTCGTCGCCGAAGACCCGCTGACCTGCGTGGTGCGCGGCTGCGGCATGGCCCTCGAGCGCATGGAGCGCCTGGGTTCCATCTTCACGTCCGAGTGA
- the mreC gene encoding rod shape-determining protein MreC: MALGMLDRTPPPFFRQGPSALTRLMFFSALALFLMVADTRFQLTQPLRAIFATVLHPVERVLRVPVDAWQGGSEYFLGLEEALAAEAKARQELSVQAVRAARVEQLMQENLRLRALLDLRPALKVRSQAAEILYDAPDPYSRKVIIDRGARHGVALASPIINEAGVLGQVTRVYPYSAEVTLLTDKEAAIPVLNNRTQARSAAFGNPNGAGLELRFMAGNADVQVGDELSTSGVDGIYPAGVPVAKVINIDRRVDSGFARIALAPLSSPDSVRHVLVLEPVGVQMPAKPEPEPAKAASAPAGRKGGRK, from the coding sequence ATGGCTCTAGGGATGCTCGACCGGACCCCGCCGCCCTTCTTCCGGCAAGGGCCCTCGGCGCTCACGCGCCTGATGTTCTTCTCGGCCCTGGCCCTCTTCCTGATGGTCGCCGATACCCGCTTCCAGCTGACCCAGCCGCTGCGGGCCATCTTCGCCACCGTGCTGCACCCGGTCGAACGGGTGCTGCGCGTGCCCGTCGACGCCTGGCAGGGCGGCAGCGAGTACTTCCTGGGCCTCGAGGAGGCCCTCGCCGCCGAGGCCAAGGCGCGCCAGGAACTGTCGGTCCAGGCGGTGCGGGCCGCGCGCGTCGAGCAGCTGATGCAGGAGAACCTGCGGCTGCGCGCGCTGCTCGACCTGCGTCCGGCGCTGAAGGTGCGCTCGCAGGCGGCCGAGATCCTGTACGACGCGCCCGATCCGTACTCGCGCAAGGTCATCATCGACCGGGGCGCACGGCATGGCGTGGCACTCGCCTCGCCCATCATCAACGAGGCCGGGGTGCTGGGGCAGGTCACGCGCGTCTACCCATACAGCGCCGAGGTCACCCTGCTGACCGACAAGGAAGCCGCCATCCCCGTGCTGAACAACCGCACCCAGGCCCGCAGCGCCGCGTTCGGCAACCCGAACGGCGCCGGCCTCGAGCTGCGCTTCATGGCCGGCAACGCCGACGTGCAGGTGGGCGACGAACTCTCCACGTCGGGCGTCGATGGCATCTACCCGGCCGGCGTGCCGGTCGCCAAGGTCATCAACATCGACCGGCGCGTCGACTCCGGCTTCGCCCGCATCGCGCTCGCGCCGCTGTCGTCGCCCGACAGCGTGCGCCACGTGCTGGTGCTGGAGCCCGTCGGCGTGCAGATGCCGGCCAAACCCGAGCCCGAACCGGCCAAGGCCGCGTCGGCCCCGGCCGGACGGAAAGGAGGCCGCAAATGA
- the mreD gene encoding rod shape-determining protein MreD has product MMPRGADQLLLPVNPVFIWFSLLVAFLFNLVPLGRNPALPDVLALVLVFWNVHQPRRVGVGVAFLFGLMIDVHDSAVLGQHALAYTLLSYFAITIHRRLLWFDLLTQALHILPLFLAAHAVSLAVRMLVGGMFPGWELLLAPVFESLLWPVVSLLLLAPQRRPPDTDKNRPL; this is encoded by the coding sequence ATGATGCCCCGTGGCGCAGACCAGCTGCTGCTGCCCGTGAACCCGGTGTTCATCTGGTTCTCGCTGCTGGTCGCCTTCCTGTTCAACCTCGTGCCGCTCGGCCGCAACCCGGCGTTGCCCGACGTGCTGGCCCTCGTGCTCGTGTTCTGGAACGTGCACCAGCCCCGGCGCGTGGGCGTCGGCGTGGCTTTCCTGTTCGGGCTGATGATCGACGTGCACGACAGCGCCGTGCTGGGCCAGCACGCGCTCGCCTACACGCTGCTGAGCTACTTCGCCATCACGATCCACCGCCGCCTGCTGTGGTTCGACTTGCTGACCCAGGCCTTGCACATCCTGCCGCTGTTCCTCGCGGCACACGCGGTGTCGCTGGCCGTGCGCATGCTGGTGGGCGGCATGTTCCCGGGCTGGGAACTGCTGCTGGCGCCGGTGTTCGAAAGCCTGTTGTGGCCGGTGGTGTCGCTGCTGCTTCTTGCCCCGCAGCGGCGTCCTCCCGATACCGACAAGAACCGCCCCTTGTAG
- the mrdA gene encoding penicillin-binding protein 2: protein MTELKNVKAELSRFRLRLIAAAVFVLFAFGLLLARLVVLQVVRHEELSTRAENNRIAVVPVVPNRGLIVDRNGVVLANNYSAYTLEITPSKVEDLDATIDALVPLVDVTPRDRKRFKRLLDESKSFESLPIRTRLTDEEVARFTAQRFRFPGVDIKARLFRNYPLGEVGAHLIGYIGRINQTEKTAMEDWPEEQLDNYRGTEYIGKLGIEQSYESELHGITGFDEVETSAGGRAVRRLKSHPATPGNKLVLSIDIRLQALVEELFGDRRGALVAMDPRSGEILAFVSKPTFDPNLFVDGIDVDSWRELNESIDKPLLNRALRGTYPPGSTFKPFMAMAALATGKRTPNQTIYDGGTFQFGNHTFRSHGDGGLGQVDMTRSIVKSSNVYYYSLANDMGVDLIHDQLEPFGLGRKTGIDVEGEVTGLLPSTTWKKKAYKKPEMQKWYAGETISLGIGQGYNNFTMLQLSSALSTLVSGGQRYKPRLVRQIEDVVTRERRDVTHDALEPLPLKPEHVQLVMKAMHGVTQEGTSTRVFSGAGYQSGGKTGTAQAVGVRQNEKYNASKLEEHRRDHSLYTAFAPLDNPTIALAVIVENAGFGAAAAAPIARRVIDYELLGRYPSVEDIALTREGKSGPPIGAARAASAIPLPGNAPSVAVTGPVVPTAPVVMAPAPAASAAPAPAPAASAASSATPARGRQIASTGGAR from the coding sequence ATGACCGAACTCAAGAACGTCAAGGCGGAACTCAGCCGCTTCCGGCTGCGCCTCATCGCCGCCGCCGTCTTCGTGCTCTTCGCCTTCGGCCTGCTGCTCGCCCGCCTGGTCGTGCTGCAGGTGGTGCGGCACGAGGAGCTGTCCACCCGCGCCGAGAACAACCGCATCGCCGTGGTGCCGGTGGTGCCGAACCGCGGGCTGATCGTCGACCGCAACGGCGTCGTGCTCGCGAACAACTACTCGGCCTACACGCTCGAGATCACGCCGTCGAAGGTCGAGGACCTCGACGCCACCATCGACGCCCTGGTGCCGCTGGTCGACGTGACGCCGCGCGACCGCAAGCGCTTCAAGCGCCTGCTCGACGAAAGCAAGAGCTTCGAGTCGCTGCCCATCCGCACCCGGCTCACCGACGAGGAAGTGGCGCGGTTCACCGCGCAGCGTTTCCGCTTCCCCGGCGTCGACATCAAGGCCCGGCTGTTCCGCAACTACCCGCTGGGCGAGGTGGGCGCGCACCTGATCGGCTACATCGGCCGCATCAACCAGACCGAAAAGACCGCGATGGAGGACTGGCCGGAAGAGCAGCTCGACAACTACCGCGGCACCGAGTACATCGGCAAGCTGGGCATCGAGCAGAGCTACGAGTCCGAGCTGCACGGCATCACCGGCTTCGACGAGGTCGAGACCAGCGCAGGCGGCCGCGCGGTGCGCCGCCTCAAGAGCCACCCGGCCACGCCGGGCAACAAGCTCGTGCTGTCCATCGACATCCGGCTGCAGGCCCTCGTCGAGGAACTGTTCGGCGACCGCCGTGGCGCGCTCGTCGCGATGGACCCGCGCTCCGGCGAGATCCTCGCCTTCGTCAGCAAGCCCACGTTCGACCCGAACCTGTTCGTCGACGGCATCGACGTCGACTCGTGGCGAGAGCTCAACGAGTCCATCGACAAGCCGCTGCTCAACCGCGCGCTGCGCGGCACGTATCCGCCGGGCTCCACGTTCAAGCCGTTCATGGCGATGGCCGCGCTCGCCACCGGCAAGCGCACGCCGAACCAGACCATCTACGACGGCGGCACCTTCCAGTTCGGCAACCACACCTTCCGCAGCCACGGCGACGGTGGCCTGGGCCAGGTCGACATGACCCGCTCCATCGTCAAGTCGAGCAACGTGTACTACTACTCGCTCGCCAACGACATGGGCGTCGACCTGATCCACGACCAGCTCGAGCCGTTCGGCCTGGGCCGCAAGACGGGCATCGACGTCGAGGGCGAGGTGACCGGCCTGCTGCCGTCCACCACGTGGAAGAAGAAGGCGTACAAGAAGCCCGAGATGCAGAAGTGGTACGCCGGCGAGACGATCTCGCTGGGCATCGGCCAGGGCTACAACAACTTCACGATGCTGCAGCTGTCGAGCGCGCTGTCCACTCTCGTCTCCGGCGGCCAGCGCTACAAGCCGCGACTCGTGCGCCAGATCGAGGACGTGGTCACCCGCGAGCGCCGCGACGTCACCCACGACGCGCTGGAGCCGCTGCCGCTCAAGCCCGAGCACGTGCAGCTGGTGATGAAGGCCATGCATGGCGTGACGCAGGAAGGCACGTCCACCCGCGTGTTCTCGGGGGCCGGCTACCAGAGCGGCGGCAAGACCGGTACGGCCCAGGCCGTCGGCGTGCGCCAGAACGAGAAGTACAACGCGTCGAAGCTGGAAGAGCACCGGCGCGACCACTCGCTCTACACCGCGTTCGCGCCGCTCGACAACCCGACCATCGCCCTCGCGGTGATCGTCGAGAACGCCGGCTTCGGTGCCGCGGCCGCCGCGCCCATCGCGCGCCGCGTGATCGACTACGAGCTGCTGGGCCGCTACCCGAGCGTGGAGGACATCGCCCTCACGCGCGAAGGCAAGTCGGGGCCGCCCATCGGCGCCGCCCGCGCCGCCTCGGCCATCCCGCTGCCGGGCAACGCGCCGTCGGTGGCCGTCACCGGGCCGGTGGTGCCCACGGCGCCCGTCGTGATGGCGCCGGCTCCGGCCGCTTCCGCGGCGCCCGCCCCGGCACCTGCCGCCTCGGCGGCTTCGTCGGCCACACCCGCCCGCGGCCGCCAGATCGCATCGACCGGAGGTGCGCGATGA
- the rodA gene encoding rod shape-determining protein RodA — MSAVFDKPSPWTRLKPVFTGFDGPLFLAIVLLAAGGLVTMYSAGFDHGTRFVDHGRNMLIALGILFVVAQLPPQKLMAVAVPLYLVGVALLLAVAMFGITKKGATRWLNVGVVIQPSEMLKIATPLMLAWWFQRREGNLRVLDFLGAIGLLMVPVLLIAKQPDLGTSILVLSAGLFVIFFAGLSWKLIIPVVVAGALGIGALVAAEDQICQPGVSWAPILRDYQKDRVCTLLDPSLDPLGKGFHIIQGMIAIGSGGVQGKGFMKGTQTHLEFIPERTTDFIFAAFSEEFGLAGCIALLLGFTFLIFRGLMIAADAPTLFSRLLAGAITLSFFTYCFVNMGMVSGILPVVGVPLPFISYGGTAMVTLGLSLGMLMSIAKSRRFMKS, encoded by the coding sequence ATGAGCGCCGTGTTCGACAAGCCCTCCCCGTGGACACGCCTGAAGCCGGTGTTCACCGGCTTCGACGGCCCGCTGTTCCTCGCCATCGTGCTGCTGGCCGCCGGTGGCCTGGTCACCATGTATTCGGCCGGCTTCGACCACGGCACCCGCTTCGTCGACCACGGCCGCAACATGCTGATCGCCCTCGGCATCCTGTTCGTGGTGGCGCAACTGCCCCCGCAGAAGCTGATGGCGGTGGCCGTGCCGCTGTACCTGGTGGGCGTGGCGCTGCTGCTGGCCGTGGCGATGTTCGGCATCACGAAGAAGGGCGCCACGCGCTGGCTCAACGTCGGGGTCGTGATCCAGCCGAGCGAGATGCTCAAGATCGCCACGCCGCTGATGCTCGCGTGGTGGTTCCAGCGGCGCGAGGGGAACCTGCGCGTGCTCGACTTCCTCGGCGCCATCGGCCTGCTGATGGTGCCGGTGCTGCTGATCGCGAAGCAGCCCGACCTCGGCACGTCCATCCTCGTGCTGTCGGCCGGTCTGTTCGTGATCTTCTTCGCCGGGCTGTCGTGGAAGCTCATCATCCCCGTGGTGGTGGCCGGCGCCCTGGGCATCGGCGCGCTGGTGGCAGCCGAGGACCAGATCTGCCAGCCGGGCGTGTCGTGGGCGCCCATCCTGCGCGACTACCAGAAGGACCGCGTCTGCACGCTGCTGGACCCGAGCCTCGACCCGCTCGGCAAGGGTTTCCACATCATCCAGGGCATGATCGCCATCGGCTCGGGCGGGGTGCAGGGCAAGGGGTTCATGAAGGGCACGCAGACCCACCTCGAGTTCATCCCGGAGCGCACCACCGACTTCATCTTCGCCGCGTTCTCCGAGGAGTTCGGCCTGGCCGGCTGCATCGCGCTGCTGCTCGGCTTCACGTTCCTGATCTTCCGGGGGCTGATGATCGCGGCCGACGCGCCCACGCTGTTCTCGCGGCTGCTGGCGGGCGCCATCACGCTCAGCTTCTTCACCTACTGCTTCGTCAACATGGGCATGGTGAGCGGCATCCTGCCCGTGGTGGGGGTGCCGCTGCCGTTCATCAGCTATGGCGGCACGGCCATGGTCACGCTGGGGCTGAGCCTCGGGATGCTGATGTCCATCGCGAAGTCGCGAAGGTTCATGAAAAGCTGA
- a CDS encoding patatin-like phospholipase family protein gives MAAAERPDPTPPDRQIDLALQGGGSHGAFTWGVLDRLLEDEHIHFQGVSGTSAGALNAAVLATGYQQVGRDGARQALKAFWQDVSRSGSVFAPFSASKVNTVTDSFSLDMLPGYKWANSFFRSFSPYEFNPLNLNPLRDVLRRHVDEGAIRDCALHLFITATSVRTGQPRVFTGKDLSLDALLASACLPLLFQAVQIGDDAYWDGGYTGNPALYPLIYETESLDILLVRINPLVREGVPKRSEDIMDRINEITFNASLMSEMRAIAFVSRLVREGHLDPGRYKDLRLHMVADDKGLVAFGSASKLNTEWSFLEQLFELGRASANQWLKKHRDDIGVKATLDIDKEFLKASKKPKG, from the coding sequence ATGGCCGCAGCCGAGCGCCCCGACCCCACCCCACCCGACCGGCAGATCGACCTCGCGCTGCAGGGCGGCGGGTCGCACGGCGCCTTCACCTGGGGCGTGCTGGACCGGTTGCTGGAGGACGAGCACATCCACTTCCAGGGTGTCTCGGGCACCAGCGCCGGCGCGCTGAACGCCGCGGTGCTGGCCACCGGCTACCAGCAGGTCGGCCGCGACGGCGCGCGCCAGGCGCTGAAGGCGTTCTGGCAGGACGTGAGCCGCTCGGGTTCGGTGTTCGCGCCGTTCTCGGCGAGCAAGGTCAACACCGTCACCGACAGCTTCAGCCTCGACATGCTGCCCGGCTACAAGTGGGCCAACTCCTTCTTCCGCTCGTTCAGCCCCTACGAGTTCAACCCGCTGAACCTGAACCCGCTGCGCGACGTGCTGCGCCGTCACGTCGACGAGGGCGCCATCCGCGACTGCGCGCTGCACCTGTTCATCACGGCCACCAGCGTGCGCACGGGCCAGCCCCGCGTGTTCACCGGCAAGGACCTGAGCCTCGACGCGCTGCTGGCGTCCGCGTGCCTGCCCCTCCTGTTCCAGGCCGTGCAGATCGGCGACGACGCCTACTGGGACGGCGGCTACACCGGCAACCCGGCGCTGTACCCGCTGATCTACGAGACGGAGTCGCTCGACATCCTGCTCGTGCGCATCAACCCGCTCGTGCGTGAAGGGGTGCCGAAGCGCAGCGAGGACATCATGGACCGGATCAACGAGATCACGTTCAACGCGAGCCTGATGTCGGAGATGCGCGCCATCGCGTTCGTCTCGCGCCTGGTGCGCGAAGGCCACCTCGACCCCGGCCGCTACAAGGACCTGCGGCTGCACATGGTGGCCGACGACAAGGGCCTCGTGGCCTTCGGCTCGGCGTCGAAGCTCAACACCGAATGGAGCTTCCTCGAGCAGCTGTTCGAACTGGGCCGGGCGTCGGCGAACCAGTGGCTGAAGAAGCACCGTGACGACATCGGCGTGAAGGCCACGCTCGACATCGACAAGGAATTCCTGAAGGCCTCCAAGAAGCCGAAGGGCTGA
- a CDS encoding sensor histidine kinase has protein sequence MLAPLLLLWPMSVVLTWLVAQGIANKPFDRELGDKARLLSRHISAEVTVDGTPHTLFSLPSDAAELLHADESDTLYYQVISPEGSFIGGDRQLPAPADEEAAPAGTMLFRDDEMNGEPVRVAYVRVRLPGQVGGPPPLVQVAETLGKRSRLATEIIKGVMLPQFVILPVAVLLVWLALARGIAPLNELQQRIRRRESHDLSPIDEREAPEEVSPLVRAINDLLARLDRSISAQKHFLADAAHQLKTPLAGLRTQAELAQREIDAGQVDPQTLKKSLQQIARSSQRAAHMVNQLLAMARAENAAQSLTHPAVNLARLATETVQDLVPRALEKRIDLGYEGPEAGRPGRTPSAGPLVSGQPVLLRELIRNLVDNALNYTPAGGTVTVRVVDDPFGQVVVLQVEDSGPGIPAAEREKVFQPFYRALGTNVDGSGLGLAIVAEIAAQHGAEVALEDANLRPRAGHASSPGARFTVRFPAAPAPKG, from the coding sequence ATGCTCGCCCCGCTGCTGCTGCTGTGGCCCATGAGCGTGGTGCTCACCTGGCTCGTGGCGCAGGGCATCGCGAACAAGCCGTTCGACCGCGAGCTGGGCGACAAGGCCCGGCTGCTGTCGCGCCACATCAGCGCCGAGGTCACGGTCGACGGCACGCCGCACACGCTGTTCTCGCTGCCCTCGGACGCCGCCGAGCTGCTGCACGCCGACGAGTCGGACACGCTCTACTACCAAGTGATCTCGCCCGAGGGCTCGTTCATCGGAGGCGACCGCCAGCTGCCCGCGCCCGCCGACGAGGAGGCCGCCCCCGCCGGCACCATGCTGTTCCGCGACGACGAGATGAACGGCGAGCCGGTGCGCGTGGCGTACGTGCGCGTGCGCCTGCCGGGCCAGGTCGGCGGACCGCCGCCGCTCGTGCAGGTGGCCGAAACGCTGGGCAAGCGCTCGCGCCTCGCCACCGAGATCATCAAGGGCGTGATGCTGCCGCAGTTCGTCATCCTGCCCGTGGCGGTGCTGCTCGTGTGGCTCGCGCTGGCCCGCGGCATCGCCCCGCTCAACGAACTGCAGCAGCGCATCCGCCGCCGCGAGAGCCACGACCTGAGCCCCATCGACGAACGCGAGGCGCCCGAGGAGGTGTCCCCGCTCGTGCGCGCCATCAACGACCTGCTCGCGCGGCTCGACCGCAGCATCAGCGCGCAGAAGCACTTCCTCGCCGACGCGGCCCACCAGCTCAAGACGCCACTCGCCGGGCTGCGCACGCAGGCCGAACTCGCCCAGCGCGAGATCGACGCGGGCCAGGTGGACCCGCAGACGCTGAAGAAGTCGCTGCAGCAGATCGCCCGCTCCAGCCAGCGCGCCGCGCACATGGTGAACCAGTTGCTCGCGATGGCGCGGGCCGAGAACGCCGCGCAGTCCCTCACCCACCCGGCGGTCAACCTCGCGCGGCTGGCCACCGAGACGGTGCAGGACCTCGTGCCCCGCGCGCTCGAGAAGCGCATCGACCTCGGCTACGAAGGCCCCGAGGCCGGCCGCCCGGGCCGCACACCCTCGGCCGGGCCACTGGTGAGCGGCCAGCCGGTGCTGCTGCGCGAGCTGATCCGCAACCTCGTCGACAACGCGCTCAACTACACACCGGCCGGCGGCACGGTCACCGTGCGGGTGGTGGACGATCCGTTCGGCCAGGTGGTGGTGCTGCAGGTGGAGGACTCGGGCCCCGGCATTCCCGCGGCCGAACGCGAGAAGGTGTTCCAGCCGTTCTACCGGGCGCTCGGCACGAACGTCGACGGCTCGGGCCTCGGCCTCGCCATCGTGGCGGAGATCGCCGCGCAGCACGGCGCCGAGGTGGCGCTCGAGGATGCGAACCTGCGCCCGCGCGCCGGCCACGCATCGAGCCCCGGCGCCCGCTTCACCGTGCGGTTCCCCGCCGCGCCCGCCCCCAAAGGCTGA